A DNA window from Streptomyces canus contains the following coding sequences:
- a CDS encoding tyrosine-type recombinase/integrase, which translates to MANKKGRRRRFGAVRQYRSGRWTASYLGPDGERIRAEETFETKKDAEVWLSQVEADLTRGDWRAPDAGEVNFRVYAEKWVEERELAVRTDDLYKHLLRLYILPTFGALDLDEITAPRVREWRAERLRTTKAKTTVAKAYRLLKAILETAVDDDLITRNPCRIKGAGKESATERRIATVAQVDALANAIGIRWRLMVYLGAYGPMRPEELAGLRRRDVDPDNLVIHVRVAEPERTNGKRAPGETKSDAGVRAVVLPAFLHKEVKQHLAWFAEKGDDGLVFVGEKGAPFRRTSFGRKWRRARAAAGLPDGFRFYDLRHTGHTLSTRSGATLKDTMVRAGQSSEKAALIYQHSDEERQRDIASGLDDMVRAERAKHHKQGSDRPAHHKEKSTGS; encoded by the coding sequence ATGGCCAACAAGAAGGGGAGACGTCGCCGCTTCGGGGCAGTGCGGCAGTACCGGTCCGGCCGCTGGACCGCCTCGTACCTCGGTCCCGACGGTGAACGCATCCGCGCGGAGGAGACCTTCGAGACCAAGAAGGACGCGGAAGTCTGGCTGTCCCAGGTAGAGGCAGACCTCACCCGAGGAGACTGGCGCGCTCCCGACGCCGGAGAGGTCAACTTCCGCGTCTACGCCGAAAAGTGGGTGGAGGAACGAGAGCTGGCCGTTCGCACCGACGACCTGTACAAGCACCTGCTCCGCCTGTACATCCTCCCCACCTTCGGTGCCCTCGACCTGGACGAGATCACCGCTCCCCGCGTCCGTGAATGGAGGGCCGAGCGACTCCGTACGACCAAAGCCAAGACAACCGTCGCCAAGGCGTACCGCCTCCTCAAGGCCATTCTTGAGACAGCCGTCGACGACGATCTGATCACTCGCAACCCGTGCCGTATCAAGGGCGCAGGCAAGGAGTCAGCCACCGAACGTCGTATCGCCACTGTCGCCCAGGTCGACGCCCTCGCCAACGCCATCGGCATCCGCTGGCGCCTGATGGTCTACCTGGGCGCGTACGGCCCCATGCGGCCCGAGGAACTGGCCGGCCTCCGCCGCCGAGACGTAGACCCGGACAACCTCGTGATCCACGTCCGCGTCGCCGAACCCGAGCGCACGAACGGCAAGCGGGCTCCCGGTGAGACCAAGTCCGACGCGGGTGTCCGTGCCGTCGTCCTCCCGGCCTTTCTTCACAAGGAGGTGAAGCAGCACCTCGCCTGGTTCGCGGAGAAGGGGGATGACGGGCTGGTGTTCGTCGGCGAGAAGGGAGCTCCGTTCCGGCGCACTTCCTTCGGCCGGAAGTGGCGTCGGGCCCGCGCCGCTGCCGGTCTCCCAGACGGTTTCCGCTTCTACGACCTTCGCCACACCGGACACACGCTCTCGACCCGCTCCGGTGCCACCCTCAAGGACACGATGGTCCGCGCGGGCCAGTCCTCCGAGAAGGCGGCGCTTATCTATCAGCACTCCGACGAGGAGCGGCAGCGAGACATCGCCTCCGGCCTCGACGACATGGTCCGTGCCGAGCGTGCGAAGCACCACAAGCAGGGGAGCGACCGCCCCGCGCACCACAAGGAGAAGTCCACCGGAAGCTAG
- a CDS encoding DUF2637 domain-containing protein, with protein MRAHLARVDAVLVQALIAAALSFAHIHDIAMAAGQDGWKAWAYSISVDLLLVAAWRRLRSGTAKAAAWCWFVIALTASLGANVATAGLLDMTDVPAWLRILVAGWPAVAFLGGTLLAHSAPKAANDELGTEVMEDQEDEPEATPDPADQPTTESTPPNPPVPVPVALVDHARKVAAEHHTRTGTRIDTPTLRARLGVPAPLAEAIAAQL; from the coding sequence GTGCGCGCCCATCTGGCCCGTGTCGACGCGGTGTTGGTCCAGGCGCTCATCGCCGCCGCGCTGTCCTTCGCCCACATCCACGACATCGCCATGGCGGCCGGACAGGACGGCTGGAAGGCGTGGGCCTACTCGATCAGCGTTGACCTGTTGCTCGTCGCCGCATGGCGTCGACTGCGCTCCGGTACGGCCAAAGCGGCGGCCTGGTGCTGGTTCGTCATCGCACTCACCGCCTCCCTCGGCGCCAACGTCGCCACCGCCGGACTGCTCGACATGACCGACGTGCCGGCCTGGCTGCGCATCCTCGTCGCGGGCTGGCCCGCGGTCGCCTTCCTCGGCGGGACCCTCCTCGCCCACTCGGCGCCCAAGGCGGCCAACGACGAGCTCGGCACAGAGGTCATGGAGGACCAGGAGGACGAGCCCGAAGCCACACCCGACCCGGCTGACCAACCCACCACCGAATCGACCCCGCCAAACCCGCCCGTCCCGGTCCCGGTCGCCCTGGTCGACCACGCCCGCAAGGTCGCCGCCGAACACCACACCCGCACCGGAACCCGGATCGACACCCCAACCCTCCGCGCCCGCCTCGGCGTTCCCGCACCCCTGGCCGAAGCCATCGCCGCCCAACTCTGA
- a CDS encoding replication initiator, producing the protein MPELANLAAQGTLPGILRQLSSLGGCTHPIRLDGHRTEYDLDTTTGEIGRILHHLDSTSLPAGQLLVRCNNRRTTRCPACAEVYRRDTFHLITAGLRGGKGTPEQVGAHPRVFATFTAPGFGPVHNRRTDGRPCRCGLHHDQDDDTLGTPLNPDTYDYEAAVLWNAHAGALWRRFSIYLRREVAKRAGLSQRRLRDHARVSFAKVAEYQKRGAVHFHAVIRLDGPGGGDTSPPAWATAELLTDAIQAATTKVRVDGPVISGRTHTFTFGDQLDVRTIRSADFNDGQELTERAVAAYIAKYATKGAETATGALDRPLKFVAELAQLDINDHARQLIRTAWTLGARKDLEHLRLRDWAHMLGFRGHFSTKSRGYSTTLGALRNARAEWRRAQAAEATNPQPETTYVLAHWVFAGTGLSDTEAWLSASLEPAPGTEGEPTA; encoded by the coding sequence GTGCCGGAACTCGCGAACCTGGCCGCCCAGGGCACCCTCCCCGGTATCCTCCGCCAGCTCTCCAGCCTCGGCGGCTGCACTCACCCCATCCGCCTCGACGGCCACCGCACCGAATACGACCTCGACACCACCACCGGCGAGATCGGCCGCATCCTCCACCACCTCGACTCGACCAGCCTCCCCGCCGGCCAACTCCTCGTCCGCTGCAATAACCGCCGCACAACCCGCTGCCCGGCCTGCGCAGAGGTCTACCGCCGCGACACCTTCCACCTGATCACCGCCGGACTGCGCGGCGGCAAGGGCACCCCGGAACAGGTCGGCGCCCACCCCCGCGTGTTCGCCACCTTCACCGCCCCCGGCTTCGGCCCGGTCCACAACCGCCGCACCGACGGCCGCCCCTGCCGCTGCGGCCTCCACCACGACCAGGACGACGACACCCTCGGCACCCCGCTCAACCCCGACACCTACGACTACGAAGCCGCCGTCCTCTGGAACGCCCACGCGGGAGCTCTCTGGCGCCGCTTCTCGATCTACCTCCGCCGGGAAGTCGCCAAGCGCGCAGGCCTCTCACAACGCCGACTCCGCGACCACGCCCGCGTGTCCTTCGCCAAGGTCGCCGAGTACCAGAAGCGCGGAGCCGTCCACTTCCATGCAGTCATCCGCCTCGACGGCCCCGGCGGTGGAGACACCTCACCGCCTGCTTGGGCCACCGCCGAGCTGCTCACCGACGCAATCCAAGCCGCGACCACGAAGGTCCGCGTGGACGGCCCGGTCATCAGCGGCCGCACCCACACCTTCACCTTCGGCGACCAACTCGACGTCCGCACCATCCGATCCGCCGACTTCAACGACGGCCAGGAGCTCACCGAACGAGCCGTCGCCGCCTACATCGCCAAGTACGCAACCAAGGGCGCCGAAACAGCGACCGGCGCCCTCGACCGCCCGCTTAAGTTCGTCGCCGAGCTTGCCCAACTCGACATCAACGACCACGCCCGCCAACTCATCCGCACCGCCTGGACCCTCGGCGCCCGCAAAGACCTCGAACACCTCCGCCTGCGCGACTGGGCCCACATGCTCGGCTTCCGAGGCCACTTCTCCACCAAATCCCGCGGCTACTCCACCACCCTCGGCGCTCTTCGCAACGCCCGCGCCGAATGGCGCCGCGCCCAAGCCGCAGAAGCCACCAACCCTCAGCCGGAGACGACGTACGTCCTCGCCCACTGGGTCTTCGCCGGAACCGGCCTCTCCGACACCGAAGCCTGGCTGTCCGCATCCCTCGAACCCGCCCCCGGAACGGAAGGGGAACCCACCGCATGA
- a CDS encoding FtsK/SpoIIIE domain-containing protein has product MADLTTLLEVGGPVAALGGGAAYTRAKYPAVYWSAVGGPISTVRLLNSYSSVMEACGLTVAPSRLRVLAVKATTRREVRPVPPRRGLIRPTSTGLRIRLRLAPGQEPADVAASAERLRHAWGVHAVYVTTIKPGVVELRLVGYDVLRRVRMPRKADSGFLKVPVALRENATPFVRDYQTVPHQLTLGATLSGKSMYLRHLIAGLARQAVALVGIDCKRGVELAPFAARLSALATDPDEAAELLPVLVKEMEDRYDLIKARQGIAPGTPDEEITSDIWGLPDSERPVPIVLFVDEVAELFLTATRKDEERRDEMVTQLIRLAQLGRAAGIYLEVCGQRFGAELGKGATMLRAQLTGRVCHRVNDEASAKMALGDIAPEAVSAACAIAPELPGLAVAGDNSGGWSRIRTPYLSLGDAAEICRESAHLVPDLPALKPFRPDVPVRLVETSGPVILPHPVTD; this is encoded by the coding sequence GTCCTGTCGCCGCGCTCGGCGGCGGGGCTGCCTACACCCGGGCCAAGTACCCGGCGGTCTACTGGTCCGCCGTCGGCGGCCCGATATCCACCGTCCGCCTGCTCAACTCGTACAGCTCCGTCATGGAGGCCTGCGGCCTGACCGTCGCACCCTCCCGGCTGCGGGTTCTCGCCGTGAAAGCCACCACCCGGCGAGAAGTCCGGCCGGTCCCGCCCCGCCGGGGACTCATCCGACCCACCTCGACCGGGCTGCGCATCCGGCTGCGGCTCGCACCCGGGCAGGAACCCGCCGACGTCGCCGCCTCGGCCGAACGGCTGCGGCACGCCTGGGGCGTTCACGCCGTCTACGTCACCACGATCAAGCCGGGTGTGGTCGAACTGCGGCTCGTCGGCTACGACGTCCTGCGGCGGGTGCGCATGCCCCGTAAGGCAGACTCCGGGTTTCTCAAGGTGCCGGTAGCGCTGCGGGAGAACGCCACGCCCTTCGTACGCGACTACCAGACCGTTCCCCACCAACTCACCCTCGGCGCAACCCTGTCCGGCAAGTCCATGTATCTGCGCCATCTCATCGCGGGACTGGCTCGACAGGCGGTCGCTCTCGTTGGCATCGACTGCAAGCGGGGCGTCGAACTGGCGCCCTTCGCCGCTCGCCTGTCCGCCCTCGCCACCGACCCGGACGAAGCCGCAGAGCTGCTGCCCGTGCTGGTCAAGGAAATGGAGGACCGATACGACCTGATCAAGGCCAGGCAGGGCATCGCGCCCGGCACCCCGGACGAGGAGATCACCTCCGACATCTGGGGCCTGCCCGATAGCGAACGCCCCGTGCCCATCGTCCTGTTCGTCGACGAGGTGGCCGAGCTCTTCCTCACCGCCACCCGCAAGGACGAGGAACGCCGGGACGAGATGGTCACCCAGCTCATCCGCCTCGCCCAGCTCGGCCGAGCGGCCGGCATCTACCTGGAGGTGTGCGGGCAGCGCTTCGGTGCCGAACTCGGCAAGGGCGCCACCATGCTCCGGGCCCAGCTCACCGGCCGGGTCTGCCACCGTGTCAACGACGAGGCCTCCGCCAAGATGGCGCTCGGCGACATCGCCCCGGAAGCGGTCTCCGCTGCCTGCGCCATCGCCCCAGAACTGCCCGGCCTGGCCGTCGCGGGCGACAACTCCGGCGGCTGGTCCCGCATCCGCACGCCATATCTCTCCCTCGGCGATGCCGCCGAGATCTGCCGGGAGTCGGCGCACCTCGTGCCCGACCTGCCCGCGCTCAAGCCCTTCCGGCCCGACGTCCCCGTACGCCTCGTAGAGACCTCGGGCCCGGTAATCCTGCCGCACCCGGTGACCGACTGA
- a CDS encoding phosphoribosyltransferase, which translates to MSAVRENLTYEDFGTAVRELAQTIADDGYEPDIVLSIARGGVFVAGGLAYALDCKNLHLVNVAFYTGVGTTLEMPVMLAPVPNTIDFSEKKVLITDDVADTGKTLKLVRDFCLDAVAEVRSAVIYEKSQSLVKCEYVWKRTDDWINFPWSVLPVVRKSGEPITPSKEAL; encoded by the coding sequence ATGAGCGCGGTACGCGAGAACCTGACGTACGAGGACTTCGGCACGGCCGTCCGTGAGCTCGCGCAGACCATCGCCGACGACGGCTACGAGCCCGACATCGTGCTCTCGATCGCCCGCGGCGGAGTCTTCGTCGCCGGCGGCCTCGCGTACGCCCTCGACTGCAAGAACCTCCACCTGGTGAACGTCGCGTTCTACACCGGCGTGGGGACCACTCTGGAAATGCCGGTCATGCTGGCCCCCGTTCCCAACACCATCGACTTCTCCGAGAAGAAGGTCCTCATCACCGACGACGTCGCCGACACCGGCAAGACACTCAAACTGGTGCGCGACTTCTGCCTCGACGCCGTCGCCGAGGTCCGCTCGGCGGTCATCTACGAGAAGTCCCAGTCCCTGGTGAAGTGCGAGTACGTCTGGAAGCGCACGGACGACTGGATCAACTTTCCGTGGAGTGTTTTGCCTGTAGTTCGTAAGTCGGGCGAGCCGATCACTCCGTCGAAGGAAGCGCTCTGA
- a CDS encoding SpdD protein, giving the protein MFLPKYPDNPTPPPAHTHTATTDPAPARRALPSVSIDQKTVVALVVGGVVLTALLAAVAVTAISVAVAAVVLRSLLRDHNRR; this is encoded by the coding sequence GTGTTCCTGCCCAAGTACCCCGACAACCCGACCCCGCCGCCCGCACACACCCACACCGCAACGACCGACCCGGCACCCGCCCGCCGCGCACTGCCCTCGGTGTCCATCGATCAGAAGACGGTCGTCGCCCTGGTCGTCGGTGGCGTTGTCCTCACCGCGCTCCTGGCCGCCGTCGCCGTCACGGCCATCTCCGTAGCCGTGGCCGCCGTGGTCCTGCGCTCCCTGCTCCGCGACCACAACCGCCGCTGA
- a CDS encoding mobile element transfer protein, with protein sequence MPANRRFRNATRIGPVQVATSYDGRGREKHTAACTAPRCGFSADYDSRAAAELAARTHRCPAR encoded by the coding sequence GTGCCAGCCAACCGCCGCTTCCGCAACGCCACCCGCATCGGCCCCGTCCAGGTCGCCACCTCCTACGACGGCCGGGGACGCGAGAAGCACACCGCCGCCTGCACGGCCCCGCGCTGCGGCTTCTCCGCCGACTACGACAGCCGCGCCGCCGCCGAACTGGCCGCCCGCACCCACCGCTGCCCCGCCCGCTGA
- the dcd gene encoding dCTP deaminase, which yields MLLSDKDIRAEIDAGRVRIDPYDESMVQPSSVDVRLDRFFRVFENHRYPHIDPSVEQADLTRLVEPEGDEPFILHPGEFVLASTYEVITLPDDLASRLEGKSSLGRLGLVTHSTAGFIDPGFSGHVTLELSNLATLPIKLWPGMKIGQLCMFRLSSPAEFPYGSERYGSRYQGQRGPTASRSFLNFHRTQV from the coding sequence GTGCTTCTCTCAGACAAGGACATCCGGGCCGAGATCGACGCCGGGCGGGTACGGATCGATCCCTACGACGAATCCATGGTGCAGCCGTCCAGCGTCGACGTGCGCCTCGACCGCTTCTTCCGGGTGTTCGAGAACCACCGCTACCCCCACATCGACCCCTCCGTCGAGCAGGCCGACCTCACACGACTCGTGGAGCCGGAGGGCGACGAGCCGTTCATCCTGCACCCCGGGGAGTTCGTCCTCGCCTCCACGTACGAGGTCATCACGCTTCCCGACGATCTCGCCTCCCGCCTCGAGGGCAAGTCCTCCCTCGGCCGGCTCGGACTCGTCACCCACTCCACGGCCGGTTTCATCGACCCCGGCTTCAGCGGACACGTGACCCTCGAACTCTCCAACCTGGCCACGCTCCCCATCAAGCTCTGGCCGGGCATGAAGATCGGCCAGCTGTGCATGTTCCGGCTCTCCTCGCCGGCCGAGTTCCCCTACGGCAGTGAGCGCTACGGCTCCCGCTACCAGGGCCAGCGCGGCCCGACCGCCTCCCGCTCCTTCCTCAACTTCCACCGGACCCAGGTATGA
- a CDS encoding polymorphic toxin-type HINT domain-containing protein — translation MAALIALVMVLGIDPRPAAAVDEEPEYDRAAVLMEWEYGGQGVRREAEAALLGSMDDIQTFMDVDLPTAQLEDLRVEVAQIMAIGGPAVRAGADAAMGGGEAELQAFLDDGYIAAYEEDQRVQAAQIMAFGGPGVKKAANTALSGTADDVNAFLKTGQYKARADDNRVKVAKLLYTGGTNVRLLAGQALDGTDEDVQEFLDDGWAVAAARDQETITVAQLAELADTAQKRAKELTETAKEEAAKAAKATQAAKAAALEAAAEAQESKESAGRAAAAASRAAAAADRAAQAARTAVSAAAAANATARMAASAAAQAAFAAGQAGNAAAVARSAAGAAASDAGRAEAARKAADKANAAAAGARKAADAADQAGIAAEQAATAAGAAASAGANAAAAAAAAADAGRWAGEAGAKGEEAAAAAAKAKRLADQATRAANSAQSNARQAATAARQSRDAANETAAHAEAAAIAANKAADEAGKAVDAAKASTEAANAATEAANRAMTAAEQASTVVELARKADTERLAQQQDEAVLAAEEAAEAYDEKVAASQWEIGRIQELGAQTQRLLTEAAAATDLSVTAAKGRQAAVNLLSSGGTWVKDAAGDALAGSDDDVAEFVRVRLALAMEQDDRAGVGHIATTSEVPAQRQAALDVLDKPIDEVRAWLRTRDYPGKADDDRVAVGKIAAGGGPGVKAAASRALDGTAADLAAFLETGQYKAQEDDDRVAVSEALATGGPEVRAAAQAVLSGPASGLRPFLEIGLYKARQRDANTAAHIAEVNVLLQAAYKSAALAQKDASEAQKVAAEARKDAVKATEWANKANDSSEQANAYAEQADKSADQAEDSAAEAAESARTARNAAASARADAQSAARSAERAQHSAAIAYGYSVEANNSAYQAGLSKLAAEADSAAAAKAATEAMKTAADLLVAELKEQIKEEAALETSKPLSDNELRAALERRLVDYRSILWENGELRPGETMLVCGGDGAGGMGCITSTTLDRLIAWYVGAEEIEECLQTKKPSCLTGLALSALKLKFLKKIHCGKSSFVPGTRVLMADGRTAEIEDIRIGDQVVATDPETGRTEAKRVRATIGSGGPKNLVDVTVTGPDGRSTGSVVATENHAFRVDGDQGTWVDAGDLERGAALRTDAGAAAKVDTTRAWAVPEQRVHNLTVADFHTYYVLAGATPVLVHNASCPIGFTEDTVADAFTGMNKGGGHAIRHLITDGLIPNKGSVASQVKYFQDNFGHVLTSPEKTFDWKIGGTQAKGFAKKVNGKVVVIFVAKEGPYQGKILSSMVPGAKNMTKWGLW, via the coding sequence GTGGCAGCGCTGATAGCCCTGGTCATGGTCCTGGGCATCGATCCGCGCCCCGCCGCGGCGGTGGACGAGGAGCCTGAGTACGACCGGGCCGCCGTCCTCATGGAGTGGGAGTACGGCGGTCAGGGCGTCCGGCGCGAGGCCGAGGCGGCCCTGCTGGGTTCGATGGACGACATCCAGACGTTCATGGACGTGGACCTGCCGACCGCCCAGCTGGAGGACCTGCGGGTCGAGGTCGCGCAGATCATGGCCATCGGCGGTCCGGCCGTGCGGGCCGGGGCCGACGCCGCGATGGGCGGCGGTGAGGCGGAGCTGCAGGCCTTCCTGGACGACGGCTACATCGCGGCGTACGAGGAGGACCAGCGCGTCCAGGCGGCGCAGATCATGGCCTTCGGCGGTCCGGGCGTGAAGAAGGCCGCCAACACGGCGCTCAGCGGCACGGCCGACGACGTGAACGCGTTCCTCAAGACCGGGCAGTACAAGGCGCGGGCCGACGACAACCGGGTCAAGGTCGCCAAGCTGCTGTACACCGGCGGCACGAACGTGAGGCTGCTCGCGGGCCAGGCACTGGACGGCACGGACGAGGACGTACAGGAGTTCCTGGACGACGGGTGGGCGGTCGCGGCCGCGCGGGACCAGGAGACGATCACCGTCGCGCAGCTCGCCGAACTCGCCGACACGGCGCAGAAGCGGGCCAAGGAGCTGACCGAGACCGCCAAGGAAGAGGCGGCCAAGGCGGCGAAAGCCACCCAGGCGGCGAAGGCGGCGGCGCTGGAAGCGGCGGCGGAGGCGCAGGAGTCCAAGGAGTCGGCGGGCCGGGCGGCCGCGGCCGCGTCGCGGGCTGCCGCTGCCGCCGATCGGGCGGCACAGGCGGCGCGTACAGCGGTCTCGGCGGCCGCCGCGGCGAACGCGACGGCACGGATGGCTGCCTCGGCGGCGGCGCAGGCGGCCTTCGCTGCCGGACAGGCCGGCAACGCGGCGGCCGTGGCCAGGTCCGCGGCCGGTGCGGCGGCCAGTGACGCGGGGCGGGCCGAGGCGGCGAGGAAGGCGGCGGACAAGGCGAACGCGGCCGCCGCCGGGGCGCGCAAGGCGGCGGACGCCGCCGACCAGGCAGGTATCGCCGCCGAGCAGGCGGCGACCGCCGCCGGTGCCGCGGCCAGCGCGGGGGCGAACGCGGCGGCTGCCGCAGCCGCAGCCGCGGACGCGGGCCGGTGGGCCGGCGAGGCGGGTGCCAAGGGCGAGGAGGCCGCCGCGGCGGCCGCCAAGGCCAAGCGGCTCGCCGACCAGGCGACGCGCGCGGCCAACTCGGCGCAGTCCAACGCCCGGCAGGCCGCCACGGCCGCCCGGCAGTCGCGCGACGCGGCCAACGAGACCGCCGCGCACGCCGAGGCCGCGGCGATCGCGGCGAACAAGGCCGCCGACGAGGCGGGCAAGGCGGTGGACGCGGCCAAGGCGTCCACCGAGGCGGCGAATGCGGCCACCGAGGCCGCGAACAGGGCGATGACGGCGGCCGAACAGGCCTCGACCGTGGTGGAGCTGGCTCGCAAGGCGGACACCGAGCGGCTGGCCCAGCAGCAGGACGAGGCGGTCCTGGCGGCCGAGGAGGCCGCCGAGGCCTACGACGAGAAGGTCGCCGCCTCCCAGTGGGAGATCGGCCGCATCCAGGAGCTCGGTGCTCAGACGCAGCGACTGCTGACGGAGGCCGCGGCGGCGACCGACCTGTCGGTCACGGCAGCCAAGGGCCGCCAGGCCGCGGTCAACCTGCTGAGCAGCGGCGGGACCTGGGTGAAGGACGCCGCCGGGGACGCGCTCGCGGGCAGCGACGACGACGTGGCCGAGTTCGTGCGCGTCAGGCTGGCTCTCGCGATGGAACAGGACGACCGCGCCGGCGTCGGCCACATTGCCACGACGAGCGAGGTCCCCGCGCAGCGGCAGGCCGCGCTGGACGTGCTGGACAAGCCGATCGACGAGGTGCGTGCCTGGCTGCGGACCCGTGACTATCCGGGCAAGGCGGACGACGACCGGGTGGCCGTCGGCAAGATCGCCGCCGGGGGCGGTCCGGGCGTGAAGGCCGCGGCGAGCAGGGCGCTGGACGGAACCGCGGCCGATCTGGCGGCGTTCCTGGAGACGGGGCAGTACAAGGCACAGGAGGACGACGACCGCGTCGCGGTCAGCGAGGCCCTCGCCACCGGAGGCCCCGAGGTGCGGGCCGCGGCGCAGGCCGTGCTGTCGGGTCCGGCGTCCGGGCTGCGGCCCTTCCTGGAGATCGGTCTGTACAAGGCGCGGCAGCGGGACGCCAACACCGCCGCCCACATCGCCGAGGTCAACGTCTTGCTGCAGGCCGCCTACAAGTCGGCGGCGCTCGCGCAGAAGGACGCCTCCGAGGCGCAGAAGGTCGCCGCGGAGGCCCGTAAGGACGCCGTCAAGGCCACCGAGTGGGCCAACAAGGCCAACGATTCCTCCGAGCAGGCGAACGCGTACGCCGAGCAGGCCGACAAGTCCGCCGACCAGGCCGAGGACTCCGCCGCCGAGGCGGCCGAGTCCGCGCGGACGGCCCGTAACGCGGCCGCCTCGGCCCGGGCTGACGCCCAGTCGGCGGCCCGTTCGGCCGAACGTGCCCAGCACTCCGCCGCCATCGCCTACGGCTACTCCGTGGAGGCCAACAACTCCGCCTACCAGGCCGGTCTTTCCAAGCTGGCCGCGGAAGCGGACTCCGCCGCTGCCGCCAAGGCGGCCACCGAGGCGATGAAGACCGCGGCCGACCTGCTGGTGGCGGAGCTGAAGGAGCAGATCAAGGAGGAGGCCGCGCTGGAGACCAGCAAGCCGCTCTCCGACAACGAGCTGCGCGCGGCACTGGAGAGGCGGTTGGTCGACTACCGCTCCATCCTCTGGGAGAACGGGGAACTGAGGCCGGGCGAGACGATGCTCGTCTGCGGCGGTGACGGCGCCGGCGGAATGGGCTGCATCACCAGCACCACCCTCGACCGCCTGATCGCCTGGTACGTCGGTGCCGAGGAGATCGAGGAGTGCCTGCAGACCAAGAAGCCCTCGTGCCTCACGGGCCTCGCTCTCAGCGCCCTCAAGCTCAAGTTCCTCAAGAAGATCCACTGCGGGAAGAGCAGCTTCGTGCCGGGCACCCGGGTGCTGATGGCCGACGGCCGGACCGCGGAGATCGAGGACATCCGGATCGGCGACCAGGTCGTCGCCACCGACCCGGAGACGGGCCGTACCGAGGCGAAGCGGGTCCGGGCGACCATCGGCAGCGGCGGTCCGAAGAATCTGGTGGACGTCACTGTCACCGGTCCCGACGGGCGGTCCACGGGCTCGGTGGTCGCCACCGAGAACCACGCGTTCCGGGTGGACGGTGACCAGGGCACCTGGGTCGACGCCGGGGACCTGGAGCGCGGTGCCGCGCTGCGCACCGACGCCGGTGCCGCCGCGAAGGTCGACACGACCCGGGCGTGGGCGGTGCCCGAGCAGCGGGTCCACAACCTGACCGTCGCCGACTTCCATACGTACTATGTGCTGGCGGGCGCGACCCCTGTTCTGGTGCACAACGCGAGCTGCCCCATCGGTTTCACCGAGGACACCGTCGCGGATGCCTTCACCGGGATGAACAAGGGCGGTGGCCACGCCATCCGGCACCTGATCACGGACGGTCTGATTCCCAACAAGGGAAGCGTCGCCTCGCAGGTCAAGTACTTCCAGGACAATTTCGGGCACGTTCTGACGTCACCGGAGAAGACGTTCGACTGGAAGATCGGCGGCACCCAGGCCAAGGGCTTCGCCAAGAAGGTCAACGGCAAGGTGGTGGTGATTTTCGTGGCGAAGGAAGGGCCCTATCAGGGCAAGATCCTGAGCTCGATGGTGCCGGGTGCCAAGAACATGACGAAGTGGGGACTGTGGTGA
- a CDS encoding excisionase family DNA-binding protein produces MTDRYLSVDQVAELLGTTARFPRRLIEERRIRYVKLGRHVRIPESAVEEFVQSRTVEPIRLRRTGLRRVA; encoded by the coding sequence ATGACCGATCGCTACCTGTCCGTCGACCAGGTCGCCGAGCTGCTCGGCACGACCGCCCGCTTTCCCCGGCGGCTGATCGAGGAACGGCGCATCCGGTACGTGAAGCTCGGCCGGCATGTGCGCATCCCGGAGAGCGCGGTCGAGGAGTTCGTCCAGTCCCGCACAGTCGAGCCGATCAGACTCCGCCGCACCGGACTTCGGAGGGTCGCCTGA